A window from Alloyangia pacifica encodes these proteins:
- a CDS encoding haloacid dehalogenase type II — MTFRPKFISFDCHGTMIYFDMAGAARDHYGAHLSPEQMEVFVRDFSAYRLDEVLHDFKPYAEVVHNALERTCKRNGVVFDPAVAKDIYDRVPTWGPNPDVPAGLSRVAEEFPLVALTNSMNAQIPHNIAKLGAPIAHVLTAESAGAYKPHMQAFEYMLDTLGCGPEDVLHVSSSFRYDLMTAHDLGITNKVWVNRGHEPANPYYGYTEVPDVSHLPAVLGL; from the coding sequence ATGACCTTCCGCCCCAAGTTCATCAGTTTCGACTGCCACGGTACCATGATCTATTTCGACATGGCCGGCGCTGCGCGCGACCACTACGGCGCGCATCTTTCGCCCGAGCAAATGGAAGTCTTCGTCCGCGACTTCTCGGCTTACCGGCTCGACGAGGTTCTGCACGATTTCAAACCCTACGCCGAGGTCGTTCACAACGCGCTCGAACGCACCTGCAAGCGCAACGGCGTGGTCTTCGATCCTGCGGTTGCCAAGGATATCTATGACCGCGTCCCGACCTGGGGGCCCAATCCCGACGTACCCGCCGGCCTGTCGCGCGTGGCGGAGGAATTCCCGCTGGTGGCCCTGACGAATTCGATGAACGCACAGATCCCGCATAACATCGCCAAGCTCGGCGCGCCGATTGCCCATGTGCTGACAGCGGAAAGTGCCGGTGCCTACAAGCCCCACATGCAGGCTTTTGAGTATATGTTAGACACGCTGGGCTGCGGGCCGGAAGACGTGCTGCACGTCTCCTCCAGCTTCCGCTACGACCTGATGACGGCGCATGACTTGGGCATCACCAACAAGGTCTGGGTCAATCGCGGGCACGAGCCCGCCAACCCCTATTATGGCTACACCGAGGTGCCGGACGTTTCGCATCTGCCCGCGGTTCTGGGCCTCTGA
- a CDS encoding NAD(P)/FAD-dependent oxidoreductase produces the protein MSAPRLSVTTSDIMPSQADCVVIGGGIVGVCTAYWLASAGQKVALLEKGVIGGEQSSRNWGWCRQQNRDARELPLSTKSLDLWERMGAEIGDSLGFRRCGLLYLSNDDAEIEGWDDWGRFARGEGIDTRMLTAEEAATRGAATGQRWKGGVWSPTDGTADPARAAPLIAQAVEKLGGHVVQSCAARGIERSGGRVSAVVTERGTVRTSAVVVAGGAWAASFLHQIGIFFPQASARSSILSVAPGVMGLPDTLHTKSVTVTRRADGGYTLATSGRANLDPTPGAILGMRHFLPMFARRWRVLRPGGTQAWAAGFETRRCWALDQPTPMERTRILDPKPDATVIAQTLERARVLMPELRKAPVQAAWGGYIDSTPDGVPVIDADIGIPGLVLAAGLSGHGFGIGPGVGHLVADMVLGRSPITETAQYRLARLGHSQWGKVSDF, from the coding sequence ATGTCCGCGCCACGCCTCTCCGTGACCACCTCCGACATAATGCCCTCCCAAGCCGATTGCGTCGTGATCGGGGGAGGGATCGTCGGCGTCTGTACCGCTTACTGGCTGGCAAGCGCAGGCCAGAAAGTCGCCCTGCTCGAGAAGGGGGTGATCGGGGGCGAACAGTCCAGCCGCAACTGGGGCTGGTGCCGCCAGCAGAACCGCGACGCGCGCGAACTGCCGCTCTCGACGAAGAGCCTAGACCTCTGGGAACGCATGGGCGCAGAGATCGGGGACAGCCTGGGATTTCGTCGCTGCGGCCTGCTCTATCTCTCCAATGACGATGCAGAGATCGAGGGCTGGGACGATTGGGGCCGTTTTGCGCGAGGCGAAGGCATCGACACCCGCATGCTGACCGCTGAAGAGGCTGCAACACGCGGCGCGGCCACCGGCCAGCGCTGGAAGGGCGGTGTCTGGTCGCCCACTGACGGCACCGCCGACCCGGCTCGGGCGGCCCCGCTAATCGCACAGGCCGTGGAAAAGCTGGGCGGTCATGTGGTGCAGTCCTGCGCCGCGCGGGGCATCGAACGCAGTGGCGGCCGCGTTTCGGCGGTTGTGACCGAACGCGGCACGGTGCGCACGTCTGCCGTTGTCGTGGCCGGCGGGGCCTGGGCCGCAAGCTTCCTGCACCAGATCGGCATTTTCTTTCCGCAGGCCTCGGCCCGCAGTTCGATCCTGTCGGTCGCTCCGGGCGTGATGGGCCTGCCTGACACCCTCCATACGAAGTCCGTGACGGTAACGCGACGCGCCGATGGCGGCTACACTCTGGCCACCTCGGGGCGAGCGAACCTTGATCCGACTCCGGGCGCAATCCTCGGCATGCGGCATTTTCTGCCGATGTTCGCCCGGCGCTGGCGGGTGCTGCGCCCCGGCGGCACCCAGGCCTGGGCCGCGGGATTCGAGACGCGCCGTTGCTGGGCGCTGGACCAGCCGACCCCTATGGAACGCACCCGAATCCTGGACCCGAAGCCGGATGCCACGGTTATCGCCCAGACGCTTGAGCGCGCGCGCGTGCTGATGCCCGAATTGCGCAAGGCGCCCGTTCAGGCCGCGTGGGGCGGCTATATCGATAGTACCCCGGATGGCGTACCGGTCATCGATGCCGACATCGGCATTCCCGGTCTTGTCCTGGCGGCGGGCCTGTCGGGCCATGGGTTCGGAATCGGACCCGGCGTTGGCCATCTGGTGGCCGACATGGTCCTGGGCCGGAGTCCAATCACCGAAACTGCTCAATACCGGCTGGCCCGTCTAGGCCACAGCCAGTGGGGCAAGGTTTCTGATTTCTGA
- the argE gene encoding acetylornithine deacetylase produces MTKEPGNVEEMLARLVGFDSVVARPNGRIVEFVRDWLSALGIAAHVLPGPEGDRSNLFASIGPVDKPGFVLSGHLDVVPATEPGWHADPFVLREDAGRLIGRGACDMKGFVAAALSMLPELAAMDLPVPIHLALSYDEEAGCRGVPHLLAALPDLCARPQGAIIGEPTELMPVLAHKGKAAVRVTASGTAGHSSRPDLGDNAIHTLVPVLEAAVGQAAALTKGAQDARFAPPWSSLQIGTISGGQALNIIPDAAVAEIEARAIAGADPMTLLAPVRAAAEAAGAACDIISAYPALALATDHPLAERLARLSGQCPLDAVSFGTEAGLFQAAGIPSIVCGPGNIARAHKPEEYLHRDELQAACALIRRLGKSLSE; encoded by the coding sequence ATGACGAAAGAGCCCGGGAACGTGGAAGAGATGCTGGCCAGACTGGTCGGCTTTGACAGCGTGGTCGCCCGGCCGAACGGGCGGATCGTGGAGTTCGTCCGCGACTGGCTGTCAGCGCTGGGAATCGCCGCGCATGTGCTGCCCGGTCCCGAGGGCGACAGGTCCAATCTCTTCGCCAGCATCGGGCCGGTCGACAAGCCAGGCTTCGTGCTCTCGGGGCATCTCGATGTCGTTCCGGCGACGGAACCGGGCTGGCACGCAGACCCCTTCGTCCTTCGCGAGGACGCCGGGCGGCTGATAGGACGCGGTGCCTGCGACATGAAGGGCTTCGTCGCTGCCGCGCTGTCGATGCTGCCGGAGCTCGCCGCGATGGACCTGCCGGTGCCGATCCACCTGGCGCTCTCCTACGATGAAGAGGCCGGGTGCCGCGGCGTACCGCATCTGCTGGCGGCGCTTCCCGATCTCTGCGCGCGACCGCAGGGAGCGATCATCGGCGAGCCGACCGAGCTGATGCCGGTGCTGGCACACAAGGGAAAGGCCGCGGTCCGCGTCACCGCCTCCGGAACGGCGGGCCATTCCTCACGGCCCGATCTTGGGGACAATGCCATCCACACGCTAGTACCTGTGCTGGAGGCCGCTGTCGGCCAGGCCGCTGCGCTGACAAAGGGCGCGCAGGACGCCCGTTTCGCACCGCCCTGGTCCAGCCTGCAGATCGGCACGATCTCTGGCGGTCAGGCGCTCAATATCATACCCGACGCTGCCGTGGCGGAGATCGAGGCGCGCGCCATCGCCGGGGCCGACCCGATGACCCTACTCGCCCCTGTGCGCGCCGCTGCCGAGGCAGCGGGGGCCGCCTGCGACATAATTTCCGCTTATCCCGCGCTGGCCCTGGCCACCGATCACCCGCTGGCTGAGCGCCTTGCCCGGCTCAGCGGTCAGTGCCCGCTGGACGCCGTCAGCTTCGGAACGGAGGCGGGGCTTTTCCAGGCCGCCGGCATCCCTTCCATTGTCTGCGGCCCGGGCAATATCGCACGTGCCCATAAACCGGAAGAATACCTGCACCGCGACGAGTTGCAGGCCGCCTGCGCGCTGATCCGACGGCTTGGCAAAAGCCTGAGCGAATGA
- a CDS encoding GNAT family N-acetyltransferase: MTRVDTPSPAPSAVDIVGFEPAHLEGAQALSTAVGWAHRVEDWALNLSVSRGVIGLADGRVVATALCSLHGPVATLNMIIVDGSMRGRGLGRKVMEAAMALAEDREMRLVATPEGMPLYRKLGFLENGRIVQMGGTARAATPECDVQVGSVNPQRLAKMDFAASGMERGALLTRIAEAGETLSADGGFAMLRRFGRGHVLGPIVARNPATARALIAAAATRMEGQPLRIDVYEDLGLVPFIEELGLAIAGTGTPMVRAAKAHPESDYRTHALVSQALG, translated from the coding sequence ATGACCAGAGTTGACACCCCCTCCCCCGCCCCCTCCGCCGTCGACATCGTCGGGTTCGAGCCGGCACATCTGGAGGGCGCCCAAGCTCTGTCCACGGCTGTCGGCTGGGCGCATCGGGTGGAAGACTGGGCACTGAACCTCTCGGTGTCCCGCGGAGTGATCGGCTTGGCAGACGGGCGAGTCGTCGCGACGGCGCTGTGTTCGCTGCATGGCCCGGTGGCAACGCTAAACATGATCATCGTCGACGGCTCCATGCGTGGCCGTGGCCTGGGACGCAAGGTGATGGAAGCGGCGATGGCACTGGCAGAAGACCGCGAGATGCGCCTCGTCGCGACGCCGGAGGGCATGCCGCTCTACCGCAAGCTCGGCTTCCTCGAAAACGGTCGGATCGTCCAGATGGGCGGGACGGCCCGGGCGGCAACGCCCGAGTGCGACGTGCAGGTCGGCTCGGTCAACCCTCAGCGACTGGCGAAGATGGACTTCGCCGCCAGCGGAATGGAGCGGGGCGCGCTGCTTACGCGGATCGCCGAGGCGGGAGAGACGCTGAGCGCCGACGGCGGCTTTGCCATGCTACGCCGGTTCGGTCGGGGCCATGTGCTGGGCCCGATTGTGGCGCGCAACCCGGCCACCGCCCGGGCGCTGATTGCGGCGGCGGCCACCCGGATGGAGGGGCAGCCCTTGCGCATCGACGTCTACGAGGACCTGGGCCTGGTCCCCTTCATCGAGGAGCTGGGCCTCGCCATCGCCGGGACCGGAACACCCATGGTGCGCGCTGCGAAGGCTCATCCGGAATCCGACTACCGCACTCATGCGCTGGTATCGCAGGCCCTTGGCTGA
- a CDS encoding 2-hydroxyacid dehydrogenase: MALLFTSTPDRRPVWQSLFEAEGIPIISGEDAVTDPAEVTAIACWVPPADLSRYSNLRAVISVGAGVDHLPPLPAGVALSRTLAPGIEAMVRDWVVMATLTLHRDLPRYLEQGRAGTWQSHPVALAGSRRVGILGMGRIGTLAALSLQALGFDVAGLSRSGVDGAVPMFAASDMERFLARSDLLICLLPLTPETRGILNVKTLSALPRGACLVHAGRGAHLDTVALRDALKSGQISAAMLDVTNPEPLPADHWMWQDPRVIVTPHVAAQTDATEGARHALSVMRALRDGTQVPGLVDPVRGY, translated from the coding sequence ATGGCTTTGCTGTTCACCTCCACCCCCGACCGGCGGCCCGTCTGGCAATCGCTCTTCGAGGCCGAAGGGATACCGATAATCTCCGGCGAGGATGCCGTGACCGATCCGGCGGAGGTGACAGCGATTGCCTGCTGGGTGCCGCCCGCCGATCTGTCGCGGTATTCCAACCTGCGCGCCGTGATCTCCGTCGGCGCGGGTGTCGACCATCTGCCACCCCTGCCCGCAGGCGTGGCGCTGTCGCGCACCTTGGCGCCAGGGATCGAGGCGATGGTACGCGACTGGGTGGTCATGGCGACGCTCACGCTGCACCGCGACTTGCCCCGCTACCTGGAACAGGGTCGGGCGGGCACCTGGCAGAGCCACCCCGTCGCGCTGGCCGGGTCGCGCCGGGTCGGAATCCTGGGCATGGGGAGGATCGGAACGCTGGCCGCACTTAGCCTGCAAGCCTTGGGCTTCGACGTGGCGGGGCTTTCGCGGTCCGGCGTAGACGGCGCCGTGCCGATGTTCGCGGCCTCCGACATGGAACGGTTCCTGGCGCGGTCCGATCTGCTGATTTGCCTGCTGCCGCTAACGCCCGAGACGCGGGGCATTCTGAACGTGAAGACGCTCTCGGCCCTGCCCCGGGGCGCCTGCCTCGTTCATGCTGGCCGCGGCGCGCATCTCGATACCGTCGCTTTGCGCGACGCACTGAAATCGGGTCAGATCTCGGCTGCCATGCTGGACGTGACCAATCCCGAACCGTTGCCCGCGGACCATTGGATGTGGCAGGATCCCCGCGTGATCGTCACCCCACATGTGGCGGCCCAGACCGATGCGACCGAAGGCGCGAGGCATGCGCTGTCAGTAATGCGGGCGCTGCGCGACGGCACGCAGGTGCCGGGTCTTGTCGATCCAGTGCGCGGCTACTAA
- a CDS encoding NAD(P)/FAD-dependent oxidoreductase, with protein sequence MKFASYWYDTAPAFDGGRTDPVEGRYDVAVIGAGFTGLNAARKLAREGLRVAVLEAANVGAGGSGRNGGHLNNGIAHGYADAQSHLGAERARRLYRAFDRSIEMIEDVIAEEGISCSFRRSGKLKLASKPSHVAGLRANHELVAREVDPATRWIDRADLKYEIGSDGFHGGILFEKSAMMHMGRYLTGLAEAVTRHGGKIWEGAPVTGRSRTRDGWALETPRGTVHADTVIAATGAYSAQVPRAPLKYFRKRIIPIASFVIATRPLTEAEVAQTMPGNRTCVTSLNIGNYFRLSPDNRLIFGGRARFSARSDQKSDAASGAVLREAMTGIFPDLAPVEIDYCWGGLVGLTRDRFPRAGEADGMIYGMGYSGHGAQLSTLLGQVLADLAMGRKDTNPLEGLDWPAVPALNGKPWFLPLAGLWFGLKDRLS encoded by the coding sequence ATGAAGTTCGCATCCTACTGGTACGACACCGCGCCTGCCTTCGACGGCGGGCGCACCGATCCGGTCGAGGGCCGATACGACGTCGCGGTCATCGGCGCCGGCTTCACCGGGCTCAATGCCGCGCGAAAGCTGGCCCGTGAGGGCCTGCGGGTCGCGGTACTGGAGGCCGCAAATGTCGGGGCAGGGGGATCGGGCCGCAACGGTGGGCATCTGAATAACGGCATCGCCCATGGCTATGCCGATGCCCAGTCCCATCTCGGGGCAGAGCGAGCGCGGCGCCTATACCGCGCCTTCGACCGCTCAATCGAGATGATCGAGGACGTGATCGCCGAGGAAGGCATCTCTTGCAGCTTCCGCCGCTCGGGCAAGCTCAAACTGGCGTCGAAGCCCAGCCACGTCGCTGGGCTTCGCGCCAATCACGAGTTGGTCGCGCGGGAGGTCGATCCCGCCACCCGCTGGATCGACCGGGCCGATCTGAAATACGAGATCGGCTCCGACGGGTTCCATGGCGGCATCCTGTTCGAGAAGTCCGCCATGATGCACATGGGCCGCTACCTGACCGGCCTCGCGGAGGCCGTCACGCGCCACGGTGGAAAGATCTGGGAAGGCGCGCCGGTCACTGGACGTAGCAGGACGCGGGACGGCTGGGCGCTGGAGACTCCGCGCGGCACAGTGCACGCGGACACGGTTATCGCTGCGACCGGCGCCTACTCCGCGCAAGTGCCAAGGGCGCCGTTGAAGTATTTTCGCAAGCGGATCATTCCCATTGCCTCTTTCGTGATTGCCACCCGGCCGCTGACGGAGGCCGAGGTCGCGCAGACGATGCCCGGCAACCGGACCTGCGTGACGTCGTTGAACATCGGAAACTACTTTCGTCTCTCGCCAGACAACCGGCTTATCTTCGGCGGGCGGGCGCGCTTCTCTGCCCGGTCCGACCAGAAATCCGACGCGGCTTCTGGCGCGGTCCTGCGCGAGGCGATGACCGGCATCTTCCCGGATCTGGCCCCGGTGGAGATCGACTATTGCTGGGGTGGGTTGGTCGGACTGACCCGGGACCGCTTTCCCCGCGCAGGAGAAGCCGACGGCATGATCTACGGCATGGGTTATTCCGGCCACGGCGCGCAGCTGTCTACCCTCCTTGGGCAGGTGCTCGCCGACTTGGCGATGGGGCGCAAGGATACCAACCCGCTTGAGGGGCTGGACTGGCCGGCCGTGCCCGCGCTCAACGGCAAGCCGTGGTTCCTGCCGCTGGCGGGGCTCTGGTTCGGATTGAAGGACCGGCTGTCCTGA
- a CDS encoding transposase: MAGKRKNYGAEFKAKVALEAIRGELTVAELVAKHGVHQTLINTWKRQALEGMSAIFSGKAEAKAAEKEGEIEKLHAKIGQLVVERDFLVKASGR, from the coding sequence GTGGCTGGCAAACGAAAGAATTACGGCGCCGAGTTCAAGGCGAAGGTGGCGCTTGAGGCTATCCGTGGTGAGCTGACGGTCGCCGAACTGGTGGCAAAGCACGGCGTGCATCAGACCCTCATCAACACCTGGAAGCGGCAGGCGCTCGAGGGCATGTCCGCAATCTTCTCCGGCAAGGCCGAGGCGAAGGCGGCCGAGAAGGAGGGCGAGATCGAGAAGCTGCACGCCAAGATCGGCCAACTCGTGGTGGAGCGGGATTTTTTAGTCAAAGCCTCCGGACGGTGA
- a CDS encoding Lrp/AsnC family transcriptional regulator, protein MKPAYKLDRIDVKILAVLQRNGRITNVELADAVNLSPSPCLMRVKKLQQAGYISGYSAQIDLARLGSTMTVFTEFTLKNHRQIDFARFQEALEKIDSCVECHLVSGGYDYLVKFVTNGIEDYQSIVEGLIDREVGIDKYFSFVVLKTPFARKHVDLTRLFSDPD, encoded by the coding sequence ATGAAGCCGGCCTACAAGCTCGACAGGATCGACGTGAAAATTCTCGCGGTGCTGCAGCGCAACGGCCGCATCACCAATGTCGAGCTTGCCGATGCAGTGAACCTCTCGCCCTCGCCCTGCCTGATGCGGGTGAAAAAGCTGCAGCAGGCGGGCTATATCTCGGGCTATTCGGCGCAGATCGACTTGGCACGCCTGGGCTCGACCATGACGGTCTTCACGGAATTTACACTCAAGAACCACCGGCAGATCGACTTCGCCCGCTTCCAAGAAGCGCTGGAGAAAATTGACAGCTGCGTCGAATGCCACCTGGTGTCGGGCGGCTACGATTACCTGGTGAAGTTCGTCACCAACGGGATCGAAGATTACCAGTCCATCGTCGAGGGGCTGATTGACCGCGAGGTAGGTATCGACAAATATTTCAGCTTTGTCGTGTTGAAAACGCCCTTCGCTCGCAAGCATGTCGATCTGACCCGGCTGTTCAGCGACCCCGACTGA
- a CDS encoding IS3 family transposase: MSTSRRARRCPTRSTASIRTSVIERPNQVWCADITYIPMRRGFLYLVAIMDWATRRVLSWRLSNTMDTEFCIEALEDAFRLHGRPEIFNTDQGSQFTSPRFTQPLLDATVKVSMDGRGRWMDNVMIERLWRSLKYECVYLHAFETGSAARAGIGKWMTFYNTERPHSTLGGRTPVEAHQGPGLKAAA, from the coding sequence CTGTCTACCAGCCGCCGCGCACGACGGTGCCCCACCCGGAGCACCGCAAGTATCCGTACCTCCGTGATCGAGCGCCCAAACCAGGTCTGGTGCGCGGACATCACCTACATTCCCATGCGGCGGGGCTTCCTCTACCTCGTGGCGATCATGGACTGGGCGACGCGCCGAGTGCTGTCCTGGCGGCTCTCAAACACGATGGACACCGAGTTCTGCATTGAGGCGCTGGAGGATGCCTTTCGGCTTCACGGACGGCCCGAGATCTTCAATACGGATCAGGGCAGCCAGTTCACCAGCCCGCGCTTCACGCAGCCCTTGCTGGACGCGACGGTGAAGGTCTCCATGGACGGTCGAGGACGCTGGATGGACAACGTCATGATCGAACGGCTATGGCGGTCGCTGAAATACGAGTGCGTCTACCTCCACGCCTTCGAAACCGGGTCTGCGGCCCGGGCAGGCATCGGAAAGTGGATGACCTTCTACAACACCGAGCGCCCACATTCGACACTTGGAGGCAGAACACCGGTCGAGGCCCATCAGGGCCCCGGCCTCAAGGCGGCAGCATGA
- a CDS encoding NAD-dependent succinate-semialdehyde dehydrogenase has product MILNDPDLFRNAALIDGDWRSRPGLTVTNPATGASLGDLPDCTAAETEEAISAAERAMKSWASRTHAERADILLAWYHLILDNTEDLAQILTAEQGKPLAEARGEVAYGASFVRWFAEEARRINGKIIPSPTAGKKIFAMKGPVGVCAIITPWNFPIAMITRKVAPGLAAGCTMVIKPSDFTPYSALALAVLAERAGIPAGVLNVLTGRPEAIGGALTKSPVVRKLSFTGSTRVGALLAEQCAPTLKRLSLELGGNAPFVIFDDADLDAAVEGAIQSKFRNGGQTCVCANRIMVQVGIHDAFVAALAARVDALRVGPGDQKGIDIGPMINPAAIEKINAHVADALERGATRATRSRDLTGQYADPVVLSGATTEMRLAAEETFGPVAPIFRFETEDEALALANGTPFGLAAYFYTRDMSRAFRFGEALEFGMVGLNTGLLSNEVSPFGGVKASGLGREGGQEGIDEYLETKAMHFGGL; this is encoded by the coding sequence ATGATCCTAAACGACCCTGACCTCTTCCGCAACGCAGCCCTGATCGACGGCGACTGGCGGTCCCGCCCCGGCCTGACCGTGACAAATCCCGCAACCGGGGCGTCGCTGGGGGACCTGCCCGACTGCACCGCGGCGGAAACAGAGGAGGCAATCTCGGCGGCGGAGCGGGCGATGAAAAGCTGGGCCTCGCGCACCCATGCGGAGCGGGCGGATATCCTGCTGGCCTGGTACCACCTTATCCTCGACAATACCGAGGACCTGGCGCAGATCTTGACCGCCGAACAGGGCAAACCGCTGGCCGAGGCCCGCGGAGAAGTAGCCTATGGCGCCAGCTTCGTGCGCTGGTTCGCGGAAGAAGCGCGGCGCATCAACGGCAAGATCATTCCCTCCCCCACCGCCGGCAAAAAGATATTCGCCATGAAGGGGCCGGTCGGCGTGTGCGCAATCATCACGCCTTGGAACTTTCCCATCGCCATGATCACCCGAAAGGTGGCGCCTGGGTTGGCGGCAGGTTGCACCATGGTGATCAAACCCTCCGATTTCACGCCTTATTCCGCGCTGGCGCTTGCGGTGCTGGCCGAACGCGCCGGGATCCCGGCCGGGGTGCTCAACGTGCTGACCGGCCGGCCCGAGGCGATCGGCGGCGCGCTGACGAAGAGCCCTGTGGTGCGCAAGCTGTCGTTCACCGGCTCGACCCGCGTGGGCGCGCTTCTGGCCGAGCAATGCGCGCCCACGCTCAAGCGGCTCAGCCTGGAGCTGGGCGGGAACGCCCCTTTCGTGATTTTTGATGACGCCGATCTTGACGCGGCGGTCGAGGGAGCGATCCAGTCGAAGTTCCGCAATGGCGGGCAGACCTGCGTCTGCGCCAACCGGATCATGGTGCAGGTAGGCATCCACGATGCCTTTGTTGCGGCGCTGGCCGCGCGGGTCGACGCGCTCCGTGTGGGCCCCGGCGACCAGAAAGGGATTGACATCGGTCCCATGATCAATCCCGCCGCGATCGAGAAAATCAACGCCCATGTGGCCGATGCCTTGGAGCGTGGTGCGACCCGCGCCACCCGTTCGCGCGATCTGACCGGACAATATGCCGATCCGGTGGTTCTGTCCGGCGCAACTACCGAGATGCGCCTCGCGGCGGAGGAGACCTTCGGTCCGGTCGCGCCGATATTCCGCTTTGAGACGGAAGACGAGGCACTGGCGCTGGCCAATGGCACGCCCTTTGGCCTTGCCGCCTATTTCTACACCCGCGACATGTCCCGGGCGTTCCGCTTCGGCGAGGCACTGGAGTTCGGGATGGTGGGGCTGAATACCGGCCTTCTCAGTAACGAGGTCTCGCCCTTCGGGGGCGTCAAGGCCTCCGGCCTCGGTCGCGAAGGCGGTCAAGAAGGGATCGACGAATATCTCGAAACGAAGGCGATGCATTTCGGCGGTCTCTGA
- a CDS encoding GntR family transcriptional regulator codes for MTLRDQAYETFTEQLLSRQISMGQFVSQRELVKITGMPLGAIREMIPRLEADGLIRTVPNRGLQIVQVDVGLIRNAFQLRAVLEREAVRNFAAVATDDELQDLQRRHLDIREAALQGVNPQLLAAAQQMDWDMHDRMIDALGNDIISAIYRTNSIKIRLIRNEDTRMLPELVVSVMDEHLALIDALIARDAASAEAALAAHLGSAKQRAVRI; via the coding sequence ATGACGCTGCGCGACCAGGCCTACGAGACATTCACCGAACAGCTTCTGTCCCGTCAAATCTCGATGGGGCAGTTCGTGTCGCAGCGCGAGCTGGTGAAGATCACTGGTATGCCACTCGGTGCGATCCGCGAGATGATCCCACGGCTCGAGGCCGATGGCCTGATCCGCACTGTGCCGAACCGCGGATTGCAGATCGTTCAGGTGGACGTTGGCCTGATCCGCAACGCGTTCCAGTTGCGCGCGGTGCTTGAGCGTGAGGCGGTGCGCAACTTCGCAGCAGTCGCGACAGACGACGAACTTCAAGATTTGCAGCGCCGCCATCTCGACATACGCGAGGCGGCGTTGCAGGGGGTGAATCCGCAGCTTCTGGCCGCCGCGCAGCAGATGGACTGGGACATGCACGACCGGATGATCGACGCGCTCGGCAATGACATCATCTCGGCGATCTACCGCACCAATTCGATAAAGATCCGGCTGATCCGCAACGAAGACACGCGGATGCTGCCAGAGCTCGTGGTTTCCGTCATGGACGAACACCTTGCCCTTATCGATGCGCTGATCGCCCGAGATGCGGCCTCCGCGGAAGCGGCGTTGGCGGCGCATCTGGGAAGTGCAAAGCAGCGCGCCGTGCGCATTTAA
- a CDS encoding tartrate dehydrogenase — protein sequence MHTYNLAVIPGDGIGGDVTAAAMAVVVAAAKQHGFAVTSQQFDWSCAHYLETGKMMPEGAIETLRAFDAIYLGCVGWPETVPDAISLHGLLLPIRKAFNQYANIRPHRLLPGVEGPLKAAAFDILCIRENTEGEYSGAGGRAHRGMANEVAVETAIFTRAGIERILRFAFEQARARRGHVTSVTKSNAQKHSMVFWDEMTRQVAQDYPDVTVTLTHVDAMAARMVMAPESLDVVVASNLFGDILTDLGAAIQGGLGFAASANICPDRSSPSMFEPVHGSAPDIAGRGIANPIAAIWSAAMMLDHLGEIAAANAIMTATEAATGQGIGTRPGQQSTDDITTAILTALETLA from the coding sequence ATGCATACATATAATCTGGCCGTGATCCCCGGCGACGGGATCGGCGGGGATGTCACCGCGGCCGCGATGGCGGTCGTTGTCGCGGCTGCCAAGCAACACGGTTTCGCCGTCACGTCGCAGCAGTTCGACTGGTCCTGCGCGCATTACCTTGAGACCGGAAAGATGATGCCCGAGGGCGCGATCGAGACGCTCCGGGCTTTCGACGCGATCTATCTCGGTTGCGTGGGCTGGCCGGAAACGGTGCCCGATGCGATCTCTCTGCACGGGCTGCTGCTGCCGATCCGCAAGGCGTTCAACCAATACGCCAACATCCGTCCGCACAGGCTTCTGCCCGGTGTCGAAGGCCCGCTGAAGGCCGCAGCATTCGACATCCTGTGCATCCGCGAGAACACGGAGGGCGAATATTCCGGCGCGGGCGGTCGTGCCCATCGGGGCATGGCGAATGAGGTGGCTGTGGAGACGGCGATCTTCACCCGCGCGGGCATCGAACGCATCCTACGCTTCGCCTTCGAACAGGCCCGCGCGCGGCGCGGGCACGTCACCTCCGTCACCAAATCCAACGCGCAAAAGCACTCAATGGTCTTCTGGGACGAGATGACCCGCCAGGTCGCGCAGGATTACCCGGACGTGACCGTGACCTTGACGCATGTCGATGCGATGGCCGCGCGAATGGTGATGGCCCCTGAAAGCCTCGACGTGGTGGTGGCCTCCAACCTCTTCGGCGACATCCTCACCGACCTTGGTGCGGCGATCCAGGGCGGGCTGGGCTTTGCGGCTTCGGCCAATATCTGTCCCGACCGCAGCAGCCCCTCAATGTTCGAGCCGGTGCACGGCTCGGCCCCCGATATCGCCGGGCGCGGCATTGCCAACCCCATCGCGGCGATCTGGTCGGCGGCCATGATGCTGGACCATCTAGGCGAGATCGCTGCGGCGAATGCCATCATGACCGCCACGGAAGCCGCAACCGGCCAGGGCATCGGCACACGCCCGGGCCAGCAGTCCACCGATGACATTACCACAGCGATCCTCACTGCACTGGAGACCCTAGCATGA